One window of Leopardus geoffroyi isolate Oge1 chromosome B3, O.geoffroyi_Oge1_pat1.0, whole genome shotgun sequence genomic DNA carries:
- the LOC123583432 gene encoding dehydrogenase/reductase SDR family member 4-like isoform X2 produces MQQARLLLNCCAPAWESVRKASSGMARRGPLANKVALVTASTDGIGFAIAGRLARDGAHVVVSSRKQQNVDRAVAALQGEGLSVVGTVCHVGKAEDRERLVATAVNLHGGIDILVSNAAVNPFFGNIMDATEEMWDKGLGPYNVSKTALLGLTKNLAKELVQRNIRVNCLAPGLIKTSFSRVFWMDKEREESIKETMQITRIGKPDECAGIVSFLCSEDASYITGETVVVGGGTPSRL; encoded by the exons ATGCAGCAGGCGAGGCTGCTGCTGAACTGCTGCGCGCCGGCGTGGGAGTCCGTGCGGAAGGCCAGCTCAGGGATGGCACGCCGGGGCCCGCTCGCCAATAAGGTGGCCCTAGTAACGGCCTCCACAGACGG gATTGGCTTTGCCATCGCCGGGCGCCTGGCCCGGGACGGGGCCCACGTGGTGGTCAGCAGCCGGAAGCAACAGAACGTAGACCGGGCAGTGGCGgcgctgcagggggaggggctgagcgTGGTGGGCACCGTGTGCCATGTGGGGAAGGCCGAGGACCGGGAGCGACTGGTGGCCACG GCTGTGAACCTCCATGGGGGCATTGACATCCTAGTCTCCAATGCCGCCGTCAACCCTTTCTTTGGAAACATAATGGATGCCACCGAGGAGATGTGGGACAAG ggcctgggcccCTACAATGTTAGTAAAACAGCCTTGCTAGGCCTCACCAAGAACCTGGCCAAAGAGCTGGTCCAAAGGAACATCAGGGTAAACTGCCTGGCACCAGGACTCATCAAGACTAGCTTCAGCCGTGTG TTTTGGATGGacaaggaaagggaggagagcaTAAAAGAAACCATGCAGATAACAAG GATAGGCAAACCAGATGAGTGTGCAGGCATCGTGTCTTTCCTGTGCTCTGAAGACGCCAGCTACATCACTGGGGAAACAGTGGTAGTGGGTGGAGGGACCCCATCCCGTCTCTGA
- the LOC123583432 gene encoding dehydrogenase/reductase SDR family member 4-like isoform X1, which yields MQQARLLLNCCAPAWESVRKASSGMARRGPLANKVALVTASTDGIGFAIAGRLARDGAHVVVSSRKQQNVDRAVAALQGEGLSVVGTVCHVGKAEDRERLVATAVNLHGGIDILVSNAAVNPFFGNIMDATEEMWDKILNINVKATALMTKAVVPEMEKRGGGSVVIVASIAAYTPFPGLGPYNVSKTALLGLTKNLAKELVQRNIRVNCLAPGLIKTSFSRVFWMDKEREESIKETMQITRIGKPDECAGIVSFLCSEDASYITGETVVVGGGTPSRL from the exons ATGCAGCAGGCGAGGCTGCTGCTGAACTGCTGCGCGCCGGCGTGGGAGTCCGTGCGGAAGGCCAGCTCAGGGATGGCACGCCGGGGCCCGCTCGCCAATAAGGTGGCCCTAGTAACGGCCTCCACAGACGG gATTGGCTTTGCCATCGCCGGGCGCCTGGCCCGGGACGGGGCCCACGTGGTGGTCAGCAGCCGGAAGCAACAGAACGTAGACCGGGCAGTGGCGgcgctgcagggggaggggctgagcgTGGTGGGCACCGTGTGCCATGTGGGGAAGGCCGAGGACCGGGAGCGACTGGTGGCCACG GCTGTGAACCTCCATGGGGGCATTGACATCCTAGTCTCCAATGCCGCCGTCAACCCTTTCTTTGGAAACATAATGGATGCCACCGAGGAGATGTGGGACAAG attctgaacATTAACGTGAAGGCCACAGCCCTCATGACAAAGGCAGTGGTGCCAGAGATGGAGAAACGAGG agGCGGCTCAGTGGTGATTGTGGCCTCCATAGCAGCCTACACCCCATTTCCT ggcctgggcccCTACAATGTTAGTAAAACAGCCTTGCTAGGCCTCACCAAGAACCTGGCCAAAGAGCTGGTCCAAAGGAACATCAGGGTAAACTGCCTGGCACCAGGACTCATCAAGACTAGCTTCAGCCGTGTG TTTTGGATGGacaaggaaagggaggagagcaTAAAAGAAACCATGCAGATAACAAG GATAGGCAAACCAGATGAGTGTGCAGGCATCGTGTCTTTCCTGTGCTCTGAAGACGCCAGCTACATCACTGGGGAAACAGTGGTAGTGGGTGGAGGGACCCCATCCCGTCTCTGA